Proteins encoded together in one Heliomicrobium undosum window:
- a CDS encoding ParA family protein: protein MAQVIAVANQKGGVAKTTTAVNLSACLAELGKKVLLVDMDPQGNATSGSGIDKLRVRHCIYDVLINGAPSDSILTKTDWDRFFVLPATIQLAGAEIELVSAISREVKLKRALDPLRNRFDYIIIDCPPSLGLLTLNSLTAADQLLIPIQCEYYALEGLGQLMSTIKLVQKHLNSELTILGVLLTMFDARTNLAIQVVDEVKNHFHDKVFKTIIPRNVRLSEAPSHGQPIIVYDTRSRGAEVYRELAKEVLERG, encoded by the coding sequence TTGGCTCAAGTTATCGCCGTAGCCAATCAAAAAGGTGGCGTCGCAAAGACCACGACTGCCGTTAACCTAAGCGCCTGTCTGGCTGAGCTTGGCAAAAAGGTGCTGTTGGTCGATATGGATCCACAAGGTAATGCCACGAGTGGATCCGGGATTGATAAGCTGCGTGTCCGTCATTGTATCTATGATGTGCTGATCAACGGCGCACCGTCGGATTCGATATTGACGAAAACGGATTGGGATCGGTTTTTTGTTCTGCCAGCTACGATTCAATTGGCCGGGGCGGAAATCGAGTTGGTCTCCGCCATCTCTCGCGAAGTGAAATTAAAACGAGCCCTCGATCCTTTGCGGAATCGATTTGATTATATCATCATCGATTGCCCTCCATCCCTCGGTTTGCTGACCTTGAATTCACTCACTGCTGCTGATCAACTGCTGATTCCCATACAGTGCGAGTATTATGCCCTAGAAGGGCTGGGGCAGTTGATGAGCACGATTAAACTCGTACAGAAGCACCTCAACAGTGAACTTACTATTCTGGGCGTTTTGTTGACCATGTTTGACGCGCGCACGAATCTCGCCATCCAAGTGGTCGACGAAGTAAAAAATCATTTTCATGATAAGGTATTCAAAACAATCATCCCGAGAAATGTTCGCCTGAGTGAGGCTCCCAGCCATGGTCAGCCTATTATCGTGTATGATACCCGTTCACGCGGCGCTGAGGTCTATCGGGAATTGGCGAAGGAAGTGTTGGAACGTGGTTAA